In Salarias fasciatus chromosome 13, fSalaFa1.1, whole genome shotgun sequence, the sequence ACAAGGTGTAACTTAAAGTCATTGAgggagcaccccccccccccccgcacccccccccccccccccaatggaAAACCAACTTCAAGCCCCAATACTGGTGagataaaaataattcaaagttGAGTCCTAACTTCTCATTACTCTTAAATATATCTTCTGGGCCCACCAATGGGCCACGCCCCTTACCTTAAGAATCACTGTTCAACATCTGCTAAATAAAGACTTAATGGCTTTTTTAAATGGTACTTTCTATATTTTACGTTGTTTTCACAAGAACAGTATTATTTTTTAGTTGATAAGACTTAATAATTCTCAGTCAAGCCATGATGTTCAGTTTAGTTCTAAATTATTTATCTTTGAATCAGAAATTCAGACAAATATGATCGCACCATAAAAGAAGAGTCTAGTGTTTGAACTtgatatatttgtgtgtgtattaggtttttacatgatttttttaggagttttctgtttttatgtccACAGAAATGAGCTGTGAGCTTCATTAATCCACGGCTGAGTGACTTCCTGATGTGTCTTTGAGTGACTCTAGAAAATACAGACGAGGCGCTTTCTGCTAATTCGCTGCTCACGCTAAACCCAGCAGGGGAAAGATCATTTGAGGCTATTCCTTTAGAAACGGACAGATCTTCACTCGTTTCTCTTAAAAATGTGTCTCATTGAGATAACGTGTATAAATGCAGCTTGaatgagaacattttttttataatctttTAGTTATTAGTTTAACTTTtacttgaacatttttttcattattttttgccttttcagtgtttttaaactgtttagccaCCATTTTACTATTTTTACTCGATTATAAGTTTTCAACTCaattttaagtttgttttttattaccaattttagcaattttagctgttttaacctATTGACTTTCATCAATTTATCCATTTATGACTCTTAagatattttttccatttcagcttttttagTTAAGTAGTTTTATCCATCTCGGCATTTATATTTGTTTGATATTTGAAGCCCAAAGCCTGACCTCTGGTGACCCGCTTTTGACTGCTGATGCAATTATAGATTTGCTGGAAATTGAACTCAGgagaaaatatatgtatgtatcaaaacattatgacAACTTAGAGGTATTTTACCGTATTTTCTAGACTACATGTCACCTCAgtcagaaaatcagaaaaaaaacaaacaaacaaacacagatggtTTATTTTGATATGTTAGACATGTCAGTTGCTTCTTAATGTACAGTAAGTCAcatgaaaaagtgttttcatgcTCTGGAAAATACGGTAAATCATGTCCACTGAATGGTCctcacaaatgtgtgtgtgtgtgtgtgtgtgaaccaggACGTGAACCAGAAGCTCCAGGAGGACAACCAGGAGCTGCGGGACCTGTGCTGCTTCCTGGATGACGACCGTCAGAAGGGGAAGCGCGTGTCGCGGGAGTGGCAGCGTCTGGGCCGCTACAGCGCCGGCCTGATGCGGAAGGAGGTCGCCATCTACCTGcagaagctgaaggagctggagcagcggcAGGCGGACGTCATCCGGGAGAacctggagctgaaggaggtgtgcgtgatgctggaggaggagcgggcgGCGGCCCTgagcggagggggcggggccggggccgggggcggggccggacaCGCCGCCCCGGGCTGCAGGAGCTCCATAGACAGCCAGAGCAGCCTGTCCCAGCTGGGCGGAGGCGGGCCCGGGCCGGGCCTCCTGCGGGACGTGGGGGACGGGAGCAGCACCTCCAGCGCGGGGAGCACGGACAGCCCCGACAACCCCCACCACAAGCCCCCGCCTCCGGGCTCCGGCGCCGGGACGGCGCCCAGGATCGTCTCCTCGGAGAAACCGGGCGATGTGTGCGAGTCGACAGGCAGGAGGCACAGCTCCACCCCGGAGTACCACACCTTCCCCCAGTCCTGCCGCCCCCGAGGGGGGTCGCTCACCAACCTGGACCCCCGCGGCCTCAGGGGTCACAGCCCCGAGAAGCACAGCAGGTCCCCGACCCGCCACCCCAAACCCTGCAGCTCGGACCTGCTGGCCcacaagcagctgctgctgtccgggCAGGCCGgcccgggcggcggcgggggctcGGCCAAGTCCAGCCCGGAGCTGAGCCACAGGCACCGCAAGGCCAACGCCGCGGGGGCCTGCTGCGGGGGCCCGGACCCCAAACAGACCGCCATGTTTACCCCCGAACACCTGAGGAAGGGCCGGGTGATCGTGGGCAGTCCGGAGTCTATACggcaccaccaccactaccagcACGGCCCCGGGGCCGACCACGGCAAGGCCCGGTACGGAGGGGGCTCCCCGGGCCGGGACGGCGGCCAGCGCCGGGCGGTGGGCGACGACATGGATTCCCACCACCAGAGTCTGTACAACGGTAGGCACATGGTAACTTCTGGCTTTTTATACTGATTCATTACTTCTTGAAGTGTTTTCCTCTGCCGGCTGTTACAAACACTGTGAGTCACGAGGACGGAGGGTCTTATCAGGTTTTCCAAAAGTGTTGAATCAATACATAAAATATCGGATTATTCTCCAGAACATTTCCTCTGAACACTCGTGTTTTGGTGTTACCACTTCATCTGATGTGCGCTAATGTATGCTAACTCACTGCTGTCTACAGTTTTTAAGTTACTTCTGCAGTGTACGATTCAGAAACCTGTTAACCGGTTCATAATCAAAAAGGGTTTTGAAGTATGTCTCGCTAATCTCTACAGAGATCAGCTGCTTAAATTAGCCAAATTTTCTGTCatgaactttaaaatccagGAAACTGTATTACTCATTCATTTCCTTGGCAGcctgtgatgttaaaaaaaaaaaaaaaaatccttcccaGTTTGCTGCTTCTGACCAAAACCCACACCGGGCAGTtttataaatgtttctttttataaaaGTCTAGTTCAAACCCAGTCTCTTCTGTGAGTTTGAATAACTGAGTTCTTCGAATTTTGGTGCGTGGACGCCGTCCTTTgagctgtttttcagtttcaagaTCTTGGTCTTGACTGGGTCTCGACCCCTTCAAGTCTTGGTCTTCTCTTGACCtttggatgctgtggtcttggtcttgactcggtcCTGGCCCCTTCAAGTGTTGGTCTTTACTTTGTCTCGGCTCTTGAAGGTCTTGGctttgtcttggtcttgactcaatCTGAGGCCTTCAAGTCTTGGTCTTGTATTGATCTTTGGCAGCTCTgatcttggtcttggtcttgtcttggtctcggGATGCTCTTGTCTCGGTCTTGACTCGTTGTCACATAAAGTAGATTTCACATCCACACTATATTTTTCAACTGTTTATTATGTTTGTGCTCAAACAAAGATAAAGGTCAAATGTTTGTTACTGTCATTGCACACACAACAAGattcaaacactgaaaccaTGCTTAATATCTCGTTCAGTTTCAGCttgttgtgtctgtctgtgaccATCTCTCCCACAAATCATTAATGCATTGTTGTGGTCTAGTCAGCAGTCAAGAGTGCAGTGACAAGAGAAAGGGTCCCAGTACACAACCTTGGGGGACTCCAGCGCTGGGGAGGTACTTTCTGAACTGTCATCCACAAACAACAGTCGagtttaagaaaactgaataaaacctTCTTCTTCAGTGTATTTTCTCCAGTCCACCTGTGTGCTATGACCCTCATGCTAATTTTGCTAGTTTTACACTAGTCAATAAACACAGACGTGATTGCATTCTGCTGTCTTTAGTCTGATTTGACCAAAATCGCCCAGTCTGCCTCAAAACCTTCTATGAAAAGATTTAAATGTTGTGTGAACACTTGGCTTTGTGTCCTGACGTCTTCCAATATGTCAAAGGTTGCATGTTGGCTCACTTCTTTTCTGTATTGTGTTCCTCACTCCTGTTTTATCGTGTAAGAGAAGTTACAGGTCAGGTGAACTTATGATATGTGAACAtgttgaatatatttttatgataaatgaacacacacatacgtcAGTAGTAATGGTGCTAATGTCTTCATGCTTTTGGCTTCCTCCTTTAATAACAACACTTTCTCTGTTCCCTGATTTATACCAGCTATGACTgggtttttcttcttgtctttgacactttcccttgtttttgtgtttccgCCTTGTGGCCACCgaatttgaaataattaaaaccCTCAGTCTCacaatttttgtgaaaaaattgCTATTAATCACTCTTTTTTAACGTtaatataatattaatattaattaatATTAACCAGCTGTAAcattagcagaaaaaaaaacagacagttttCCTGCAGGATTGCATGTGTGGAATCTCGTGTGAGCTGATTTTCCAATGTGCACGATCGCTTCAGGCTGAACCTTCTTAAATATGCACATTTCTACCAGAACATGCAAATACAGcgcgaggagaaggagaggctgTCAGAATCACAAAATAACACGAGATCCAACCATGATATTATTAGAAGAAACAAAGTCCTTGTTCTGTATCTCCCCGTCCTATTCCTGGGATACGctgtcctgctacagtctgGTGCCTcgaggagctgatggaggggtCAAGGGTCGTCCtcagggaatcaaacctgcaactttCCGATCCCCAGTCCGCCTATCTGACTGTCTTGCTGCTGTAGCAGTGTTGAAAGAGTGATGGAgactcatctgtgtgtgtttggaatcaAGGGAACATGGCTGATGGAACTCCccatggggtgtgtgtgtgtgtgtgtgtgtgtgtgggaacacACACAGGATTGAGACAGCGTAAGAAGGTAGGTTAAAGATTCTACATGAATTTAAATcttcatttccactttatttccTTCACTCCTATTCAGTACTCTTTCAAACAGTCGGACgaatataaaatacattttcccgTCGCTTCTGCTTGACTTAATTCGACTGCCGGTAAATATTCCAAAGCGTTCCCTCGTGGCCCTTCTGCtggagctgtttgtgtgtgtgtgtctgtgtgtgtgtcgactgTCCTCTGGATGCAGTGCAGGTCTTTTGAAGTGAAGAACTGAATTTAATTTtagaacacagtttttttttctctctccttgttGCTGCGATCACACTGGAGATGTGTTGATCAGAAGATTCTGTTGTTTGAACGGCTTTTCAGCGGCGCAAATAGGCAAAAATACAACAGCTAGTATGGTTTTCAGTACCTGGAAAAGTATCTAAATGAATCAAACGAGCTAAGAGAGCTAACTAGCATAAACTGAATAGCCAAGGACCATTAGGAAAGCCAGAACGAAAAATAGTAAAACAACTTAAAATGctagaaaatgtaaaaagaaagactcaaatacaattaaattaaaagtcaaactgattaaaaaaacatatgaaTGGCTGAAACAAAACGCCGTATTTGAATTCGCAGCCATATTTTGTATAAAGTCGAACAAATAATAAGACAGGCTTCATCATGCTGATAATAGGTGATATTTCGGAGCGTTTGAGTCCGTAGCCTCTTCATGGGCCGAGGCCGTCCGGCAGCAGTAACGATTTCTGCAGTGCTGAGTGGAAGCGCTGAGGCCATGGGAAATAGCTGCGGACCTCGGGTAAACGGCGGATCCCTGACTCAGCTGTTAGCGGGAAACAATAGTGGCAGGATGTCCTGAGCCGGGGGAAAGAAGATACTGCATTCCTCCTCACACAGCAGCCCCGagcgcacgccgccgccgccgccgccgccgccgccgccgccgccgccgccgcctgcagcCCAGGTAGTCTCCACCTGCACGAACGCCCCGCTCTCTCGCACACGCAGTGAGTCCAGATGAACCTGTCCGGGGTCTCTGGACGCGGCGTGCAGATCACCGCCGCAGTGAGACGAGGCGTCTGACGGGGCTCATTCGGCCTCCCGGCGCCGTCCACAGGAAGTAGCCGCTGACTCGCCCGGCGGGGCCACGAACCAACGCTTCCCGGAGTTATTTTTAACCCGTCTGTCAAGGCTGCGCTCCCAAGCTGGAGAGTCAAATGGGGTTTTTAGTGcgactattttttttcccacttttcaAGTGATTTTGAGTCATTCCACTGACACAGTTAGCAAGGCTTTGGTTTGATTCCTTTTAAGATCATTCAGTGACGTTTCAAtggtaaaaaaagaaactctggAACAAAGGAGCGTAAATAGAAGCTGTCAGATGTTTagatgttttctctctgtagCTAACTGACAACACTGAACCAATTTCCGTCACTGAAGCCTCGTCgatcatccatccacccgttCATCCAGATGCCATGCTAACACCTCCTCCTGGTCATTTCCTTCACGTTGAGGTGTACTGCAGCGTTTATATGAGCTACCTGCAGAACTTTCACCTGGATGGAGAGTGTCCGAGAAGAATTGGTTCACATTGGAGTATCTACGACGCAGATCCAAAGATTGCATGGATATTAGCTGGTAAAATCCCCACAGAACAGAAAGTCATTTTcctggtttttttcccctctctttgtcttctttaatttttttcccctccacgtCTCATCCATCCTTATTCCATCCCTCCATCGGCTCCAAACGGCGACTTTCTGCCGCTTGTTGCCGCCCCGTTCGCAGCCTGAGTAAATCTTCATTAAGGTCTTCATCGGAGGCCAGCGCCTTTACAAATGGAGGTCATTACCCTTGCTGCCGTCCGTTACGGCGCTCGGCAGCCCCGGCGTATTAAATAATAGAAAAGCCGCCGTGTGATTTTCCCCTttaacagcagctgctgttatcCATACGTGCCTGAGCGTCCCGCGGGTCTGCTGCAGCGTCACACCAGGCCCGGACGTGTTCATCAAACATTCATCTCGTTCTGCTATTAATATTATTTAAATGCCACGTCAGAGTGGTGGAGAGCTTTTGTCttgaaattaaaaatgcatgtaCGCCAGATATGAATGTCAAAGCTGAGGCCCCGTTCACACAGCAtgggtgtgtgtctggtttcatcacaaacaaccaacagcgccacctcctgccGCGGCATGTTAACTACACCgtcttcagcatttcttctgtttccttgCAAAgcttttcaaaacgttgctgtgtgaatACAGAGGTTCTctggaaggaaaacacaaaaacgactTGAATTTACGTGAAACGTCATCATGCGCGGAGGCGTTAGTGACGTCCGCTCagcgcttctcctcctctgtgccaGATTCTGAGCAGACTAACCTACTGAAACTATATTGAATTCATAATGAAATTTTCTTTCTCCAATCATATACGTGACAAAACAGATTTACGACGTTTGCATCCTCGCCCCTCctctgcctcacagtgagactgactgtggatcagtggaagaGAGGGAGACATGACGGATATACTCTAATGTATTCTCCTCTGAGGTAGACTCACTGTAACGCAGTGGGTTTTACTGGTAGAGGAACTGTTTTGTTGAGTTCAGTTGATTTGGCCTCCAGTCGATCTGTGGTCGAtgaaatgggaagaaaaaacgTGTAAAACTCATGAGAATGTTTAAATAGCCACAGTCCAAAACGAGCCAAATTAGGGCTGCAAAATATCAGGCTGTCAAGTGACCAATGAACTCTGCGACATTCTCAGTGATTCTCAGTGATTCTCAGTGATTCTCAGTGATTCCCAGTGATTCTCAGTGATTCGCAGTGATTCGCAGTGCGCTCTGAGGAGGGTTGAAACAGAAGGTCGGTGATGCTGCATGGAACTGTGTAGCTCCAGAGCAGGAGTGGAGCCTGAAGTCCAAAACCAGACCACTACAGAGCTCAAATCCCACGACTTTGAGTTTAAGGGCCTGAGACTGAGTCAAGGCAGAGACCAGAGCATTCctagaccaagaccaagaccagaacatcccaagactgagaccaagaccagaacatcccaagaccaagaccagagtatcccaagaccaagaccaagaccagaacatcccaagactgagaccaagaccagaacatcccaagaccaagaccagagtatcccaagaccaagaccaagaccagaacatcccaagactgagaccaagaccagaacatcccaagaccaagaccagaacatcccaagaccaagaccaagaccagaacatcccaagaccaagaccagagtatcccaagaccaagaccaagaccagaacatcccaagactgagaccaagaccagagcatcccaagaccaagaccaagaccagaacatcccaagactgagaccagaacatcccaagaccaagaccagatcatcccaagaccaagacctaTAAATTCTAGTCTTGAGCCTGGTCTCTAGTACTGTAACTCTTCGGGAGACCACGTCACACTCAACCAGAAGTGTCGACTCTTGTCAGGCAGACGTTTGAGTGAAATGTGCTCAGAAATACTCTTATGATACTCTATTGATGATTTCAAGTCTGAAATATTGTttcttttgtgtgaaaacaggagAATTTTACAGTTCAAACCATGTAAGTGCTTTATTTGTTTGATAATCAGCTCTTATCCGTGGTTGATAGAGGAAACGTATCCGGCACAGCGCTGCTCTTCACTGGATGAAGTGGTGGAGACGACAGATAAATGAATGTTCAAAGTGGGATCAAGAACTCTCAGATTTCACATAAAGGCCTTTTTGTTCCAAAAAGTATTATTTCAAtgtgaattcttttttttaacggtTAGGGTAGTCACTCAGCTGAAATCTGATGTGTTGTCACCACGAACActgctggtccagaccagaCCGCTGTCTTTATTAAgtttactgcacacacacacacacacacacacacacacacacacacacacacacacacacacacacacacacacacacacacacacacacacacacacacacattcggaGCTTAAGGGCTTCATGTAATAAGCTTGTGCTGTTCAGATAAGCCCATTTAGCCACTGGTGGTCTAATTGAATTTGTCTGCTTCAGACTGAAAGGGGTGtaatttatgtgtgtgtgtgtgtgtgtgtgtgtgtgtgtgtgtgtgtgtgtgtgtgtgtgtgtgtaaacttgGGCTGCTTTGGTGTCAAACTGAAATGTAATCAGTATTCCTCAGACAGTCTGACTCTGGGAAAGAGGAAAGTGTGTTGGTCCGTCTGTACGCTGACATTTTCCATCCTACACTCTGCCcgccttcctccctcctctcttcccttaacaagctctcctcctcctgatttcACAGCTCTTGTCTTTCTGTGTACAGTAGCTGTAAGATTTCTGGTGATCTTGTACCTTCACATACCGCAAAATAAactaatcaaagaaaaaaatcatgattcGAAATAACCATGAGAGGATGTAGCAACACTAACCCTGATTCTAATCTGAGTATAGTTTAACATTTCTGCGTCATAGACCTACACTTTCTCATACTATCCAAAAATAACTCATTTCACTACTGGAGGACTAAATCAGAGGACTAAGTTAAATCCGTCCCCATAGCCCATCAGGAATTGCATTTGTAGACTTGTATAAGAtattttttgttatatttaacatgttttaCCATTAAAACCCTTACAAGCTCAAAGTGCAACCGTTTGCATGAGCTTGAAAATTCAGTACACTTCATGCAGGAGCTTAATGAAATCCGGTCCAATGTGGGATTAAAGGATAGTTCAAGATGTTAAAATCGCTGTACATGAATAAACATTCATAGTTACATTAAACAGATGttcaaaatttcacaaattccCAAATCTCCATCTTAATATGTGTCTTATTTGGAGAAAAAGTGATTAATATACAGTTTAACTCATGTGCAGTCTGATGCTCACAGACAtactttaatgtcttttttttttcttcatattcttGAGGTAAATATGTTGGTCAGTCGGTCTGCCTGCAGAGATGAAATGACAGAATCCTGAGAAGGAAACAGGTCGTTTGGATCAGTCAGCGTAGGGTTTGTTTAGAGCTCATAGCGCTCGATCAACTTGTCTCTTACACTTTGTTGTGAATTTCCTTGTATTTTCCGTATCATGTTCCTCGTGTTGGATCGCCCATCGGAGAAAATACTTGTGGAAACACTGAGGGCTTCGCTGAGGACTCGGTCACTTGCCGTTAGAGTGATATTGCACAGATGTGTACTCACCTCACTGCAATATCTCTAAAGCTTGTTCCTAACGAGACGTCTCTCGGTAATCTCCCTTGTTATTGCAGGTttattttcccctgtttcctAGAAACCAACCAGCGTTACGGTCTTGATTTCTGCAGAACATTGTCCTGATgaagctcctgcaggagcagcgaAGTGACTTATTGCCTTCCTGCCCGTGTCTGATTTAActctttcctgtttcctgcagacGTTGCTTGGATATCAGCCAGGCAGAGGCTATGatttacatttcattacatCCTCCTATCTGAAATTACAGATTTGAGAGGATTTGTCTTTCGCCACCCCCGCCTCGCATCACTTTGACGTGTGATTTAGGGAATGAGAAAGGCCTCTTTTGTGATCATTCATCCGTTAATGGACCCGTTGTTAACTGGACTGAATCCTTTACAAACGTCTGCCTTCACTGCTTTTATTATCGAGTCCTTTGTCCCAAAGAAATAAACTGTTTCTGTTCGAGCAGTTTCTCTTTAACCGTCGTGTCTCTTCGAGCTGAAGTGCAAAGTCACAGTGTTTGAGGTGAAATTCGAGACTAAGGTCTTGTTGATGTGACGTTTCATTTGAAGACTCACTTCCAGAATGTTCACCCATTTACACTGTTTTCCACATGACGTGTTGAACATTAAATTTCAATGAAACTTATTCAgaattgttttgtctttgagCTCCCGACAGCTCCTCAgagtgtgcgcacacacacacacggttgctGTCAAGAAGCACGTAATGCATGTCCATGTTGGTTCTATTAATAATCATAAGCCACATGCAGCTTTTTGAGCTGTGAGTAAACTGAACGTGAGCGTAAACACGCTGAGAGAAGCTCACACCATCTGAACTCCCAGGAAATCTTTCTTAACACGTCACGTGGGAGAAATTCAAATTAGATCCCTAAATCCTCAAACTGCTTCTGAAAAACGGCACGTCGCAAACACTTTTATTGAATTATGATGGTTTCAATTCACACAAATAATGCGAAGGAGAGCAGTATGCTTATTTTCTGGTTCAGAGGTGTTCCTCAGGGAAGAGTGCTGGGACACCAGCAGATGAGCACTGACCAGCATTAAGCATTAAAGTCAAGAGAAGAACACTGCAGGGTTCAGGTGGCTGCCTTTGCTATTTGTGGTATTTTTTTCCTGACTTGTGGCCACTAGGTGTGAAACATATGTTTCTTGATGAAACATGGTTGAGTCTTtcgaaaaaaaacccccaaaacctGACATTATTGAGGACTTTAGTTTTCTTCAGCACCCAGCTATTTGAGAATACAGaacaattttgtcatttttcatcagacgtgttttttttatgtcttcattTATAATTACATTAGGGGTCATAAATCTGTGACTGATTGtaagatgtttctttttccatgAAAACTTAATCATGATACAATTCAACTGCTGAGTTTCATCCCAAGAGGCCTCAGTGGTCTGATGTGCCCCCATCTATAAAGCCGGGGAAGCTGAAGAAGCCAATCACAGTGATTAAATAACTGTAATTCACCAGAAATGGAATTTAATTCAAGTACCTCTGAGAGCAGGTCCCTGCCATTAGAAAAATTGCACTTCTAAATCATGTTGTAATGACGGTCATTGGCCGCCTCCTCAAATAATGAATGGCTCAGACAAACAACCAGATAAAGATAATGGGCCGTCTTCGACCGTTTAACATTGAGCAACTTGACTAATTCTTCCTGTCTGTAGTCCGGTAGCTCCGAAGTCTGGATTTCTGTGCTGATAAATGGAATGAAAATCTTGTGAAATGATGTTCAAACACCTCCCAAATCTCTGGGGGCAAAAAGCAGGTGAAGAAAACAGggaaaacattcaaactccgCACAGATGCATTAAAAAACTAGTATTCTCTCTATACTCTTTGCACGACGATCGTCTTCTCGCCTCAAACTTTTGGCATCAGTTTTTATTGCATGAATCACCGACGCTCCGACCTCCTGGAAGCATTGTGGGTATTGCAAGTGGCGGTTGGACCGTTTTCAATTTCTGCTGAAATATTTCCACATGTCTGCTGACATTTCAGCTGCTGGGCTGCTGATGCTGATACGGGGCGGCTCTTCCGTtgtcgctctgcagcagccatcatttggaaaaaagagacaaacaaacaaaaaaacacctaaaTTGGCCTCAGACCGATTCTGCCCATCGATCAGGACTTCCCTGGTGGCCGGTTTACCATCTCTGCTGCAGTGGGTTTTTCAGTTGACAGTTCAGACCTGAACGATTCAGACGCTGCTTTTcaccctcctccatcaggtTTCATCGGGTCTCGTCTGTCGTTTTAATCACTTTAAACATCTACTTCATTCACACAGCATTCTTTTAATGCTTGCTGTGTCGTCCAGTGAAAAATCAGCCTTTAATGACTTCAGGCTCTTGAGAGTGGTTGATCAGACCTCCCTGTCGTTATATttgctttgctgtgtttgtgaagCTCGGAGTGATGAAACTCACGTCCCATCCCTTCCCCGCCTCGGCCGCTGGGCAGACGGAGGGTTTTGGGTTCTGGCTCCTGGCCCAATCTGGATGCCCCGGTGAGGGAGGGGCGGGCGGACTCTCACTGCCGGCTAAACCTCCACAAGCTGTTCCCTCTGCCAGGAACAACTGCTGTGTCTGCGTGGGTTTGATAGAAAACCGGAAATcagatctgtttgtgtgtctgtgtgtgtgtgtgtgtgtgtgtgtgtgtgtgtgtgtgtgtgtgtgagctgcctTGTTTTacaccagcagagagagagaacgtgTCCAGCATTCGAGACTTCTCAATCGAATCCAACTGAACAGACGACTAACAATGTGTGTGACGCATGCTGACGcaggctgtgtgagtgtgtgtgtgtgtgtgtgtgtgtgtgtgtgtgtgtgtgtgtgtgtgtgtgtgtattgaaagTGCAGTATT encodes:
- the LOC115399380 gene encoding coiled-coil domain-containing protein 85A-like, which encodes MHLAGSRASTPAQGSSGGAAAAAACPGPGPGPEDISKIRDEELLKWGKEELVRRLRRAEAEKRGVIVEHGNLMREVNRRLQQHLNEIRSLKDVNQKLQEDNQELRDLCCFLDDDRQKGKRVSREWQRLGRYSAGLMRKEVAIYLQKLKELEQRQADVIRENLELKEVCVMLEEERAAALSGGGGAGAGGGAGHAAPGCRSSIDSQSSLSQLGGGGPGPGLLRDVGDGSSTSSAGSTDSPDNPHHKPPPPGSGAGTAPRIVSSEKPGDVCESTGRRHSSTPEYHTFPQSCRPRGGSLTNLDPRGLRGHSPEKHSRSPTRHPKPCSSDLLAHKQLLLSGQAGPGGGGGSAKSSPELSHRHRKANAAGACCGGPDPKQTAMFTPEHLRKGRVIVGSPESIRHHHHYQHGPGADHGKARYGGGSPGRDGGQRRAVGDDMDSHHQSLYNALISAGCCTGSCRSVKLWDSFDAS